A region from the Nesterenkonia lacusekhoensis genome encodes:
- the nusB gene encoding transcription antitermination factor NusB, whose translation MAKRSKARRRALEVLFEAEQRKMDPLQVLRVRRERADLIVNDYVVDIIEGVKTQQEQIDELLSTYARGWTLDRMPRVDLMALRIGAWELLYNEEIPDGVAVAEAVALTRELSTDESPPFVNGLLGRLQKLKPTLELG comes from the coding sequence GTGGCAAAGAGAAGCAAAGCACGACGCCGGGCCCTCGAGGTCCTCTTCGAGGCCGAGCAGCGGAAGATGGATCCGCTGCAGGTCCTGCGTGTCCGCCGGGAGCGGGCTGACCTCATCGTCAACGACTATGTGGTCGACATCATCGAAGGCGTGAAGACTCAGCAGGAGCAGATCGACGAGCTGCTCTCGACCTACGCCCGCGGATGGACCCTGGACCGGATGCCGCGAGTGGACCTGATGGCCCTGCGCATCGGTGCCTGGGAGCTGCTCTACAATGAGGAGATCCCGGACGGCGTCGCCGTGGCCGAGGCGGTGGCGCTGACGCGGGAGCTCTCCACCGATGAGTCACCCCCGTTCGTCAACGGCCTGCTGGGTCGGCTCCAGAAGCTGAAGCCGACTCTCGAGCTCGGCTGA
- the efp gene encoding elongation factor P translates to MATSNDIKNGAVLKLEGQLWNTLEFQHVKPGKGGAFIRTKLKNITSGKVVDKTFNAGAKVEFATVDRSTYQYLYMDGEDYVFMDLRDYDQVTVPAAVVGDAANFLLESAEVQLAMNEGTPLYIELPPSVVLEITQTDPGLQGDRSKAGTKPATLETGHEIQVPLFVEQGTKVKVSTTTSEYLGRV, encoded by the coding sequence GTGGCAACCTCGAACGACATCAAGAACGGCGCTGTGCTCAAGCTGGAAGGCCAGCTGTGGAACACGTTGGAGTTCCAGCACGTCAAGCCCGGCAAGGGTGGGGCCTTCATCCGCACCAAGCTGAAGAACATCACCTCCGGCAAAGTGGTCGACAAGACCTTCAATGCCGGTGCCAAGGTTGAGTTCGCCACGGTGGACCGTTCCACCTACCAGTACCTCTACATGGACGGCGAAGACTACGTCTTCATGGACCTGCGCGACTACGACCAGGTCACCGTCCCGGCCGCTGTGGTCGGCGACGCCGCCAACTTCCTGCTGGAGTCCGCCGAGGTCCAGCTGGCCATGAACGAGGGAACCCCTCTCTACATCGAGCTGCCGCCGTCGGTGGTCCTGGAGATCACCCAGACCGACCCGGGCCTGCAGGGCGACCGCTCCAAGGCCGGCACCAAGCCTGCGACCCTGGAGACCGGCCACGAGATCCAGGTTCCGCTGTTCGTGGAGCAGGGCACCAAGGTCAAGGTCAGCACCACGACGTCCGAGTATCTCGGCCGAGTCTGA
- the aroB gene encoding 3-dehydroquinate synthase, protein MSHEAENGTPQTDPEPTVIRVGQSGDAGQEVGSAGAGSYDVLVGNGLLARLPEMIGTQAERVLVVHPRALRATGDVVREDLEKAGYTAMVAEIPDAEEGKHIQVAAFCWQVLGQNDFTRSDAVVSVGGGAVTDVAGFVAATWLRGVRVVHMPTTLLGMVDAAIGGKTGINTAEGKNLVGSFHQPAGVLADLDTLLTLPRNELVAGLAEVVKCGFIADEKILDIIESAPDQAQNPHSWQLRELIERAITVKAGVVGEDPKESGVRESLNYGHTLAHAIELAERYQWRHGAAVAVGMVFAAELARSLGRLDDETADRHRAILTSLGLPTTYRDDRWSQLLEGIRRDKKNRGDQLRFVLLNGQGRPATVEIPDASILFTTYQEIAEPITGTTVTI, encoded by the coding sequence ATGAGCCATGAGGCTGAGAACGGAACACCCCAGACCGACCCCGAACCGACGGTGATCAGGGTCGGCCAGAGCGGGGACGCCGGACAGGAGGTGGGCAGCGCCGGTGCCGGATCCTATGACGTGCTCGTGGGCAACGGTCTGCTCGCCAGGCTCCCTGAGATGATCGGCACCCAGGCTGAGCGTGTCCTGGTCGTGCACCCGCGTGCGCTGCGCGCTACGGGCGACGTGGTCCGCGAGGACCTCGAGAAGGCCGGCTACACGGCCATGGTCGCCGAGATCCCCGACGCCGAAGAGGGCAAGCACATCCAGGTGGCGGCCTTCTGCTGGCAGGTCCTGGGGCAGAACGACTTCACCCGCTCCGACGCCGTGGTCTCCGTCGGCGGCGGCGCGGTGACCGACGTCGCCGGATTTGTGGCCGCCACCTGGCTGCGCGGCGTCCGTGTGGTGCATATGCCGACCACGCTGCTAGGCATGGTCGACGCCGCGATCGGCGGCAAGACCGGCATCAACACTGCAGAGGGCAAGAACCTGGTGGGGTCCTTCCACCAGCCGGCCGGTGTGCTCGCCGACCTGGACACGCTGCTGACCCTGCCGCGCAACGAACTGGTGGCCGGCCTGGCCGAAGTCGTGAAATGCGGCTTCATCGCCGATGAGAAGATCCTGGACATCATCGAATCCGCCCCGGATCAGGCGCAGAACCCGCACTCCTGGCAGCTGCGCGAGCTCATCGAGCGTGCCATCACCGTCAAGGCCGGTGTGGTGGGTGAGGACCCCAAGGAATCCGGGGTCCGCGAGTCGCTGAACTACGGACACACGCTGGCCCACGCCATCGAGCTGGCAGAGCGCTATCAGTGGCGCCACGGCGCAGCGGTGGCCGTCGGTATGGTCTTCGCGGCCGAGCTGGCCCGCAGCCTGGGCCGCCTCGACGACGAGACCGCCGACCGTCATCGGGCGATCCTGACGTCCCTGGGTCTGCCCACCACCTACCGTGATGACCGTTGGTCCCAGCTGCTGGAGGGGATCCGCCGGGACAAGAAGAACCGCGGCGACCAGCTGCGGTTCGTGCTCCTGAACGGACAGGGGCGGCCGGCCACTGTGGAGATCCCGGATGCCTCGATCCTGTTCACCACCTACCAGGAGATCGCTGAACCGATCACCGGCACGACAGTGACCATCTAG
- a CDS encoding shikimate kinase, with protein MSNIVLIGPMGSGKSTVGAALARRLGRPHVDSDHFFVARYGSIPEYFRAHGEKDFREREHRIIAELLDSPRPSVISLGGGAVLDERTRALLKDQTVVMLDITPDQAALRIGDGTSRPVLGDEPMEAWTRIYAERETIYRACADMVLSADDESIETRADTIVARLNPTPSGDDTTP; from the coding sequence ATGTCCAACATCGTGCTCATCGGCCCGATGGGCTCGGGCAAGTCCACTGTGGGCGCAGCGCTGGCCCGGCGGCTCGGGCGTCCGCATGTGGATTCCGACCATTTCTTCGTGGCCCGCTACGGCTCCATCCCGGAATACTTCCGCGCCCACGGCGAGAAGGACTTCCGCGAGCGTGAACACCGGATCATCGCGGAGCTGCTCGATTCGCCGCGCCCCTCGGTCATCAGTCTGGGCGGCGGTGCCGTGCTCGATGAGCGCACCCGAGCGCTGCTGAAGGACCAGACCGTGGTGATGCTGGACATCACGCCCGATCAGGCCGCTCTGCGGATCGGTGACGGCACCAGCCGCCCCGTTCTCGGCGACGAGCCGATGGAGGCGTGGACGCGCATCTACGCCGAGCGTGAGACCATCTACCGGGCCTGCGCCGATATGGTGCTCTCCGCCGATGATGAGAGCATCGAGACCAGGGCAGATACCATAGTTGCCAGACTGAACCCCACCCCTTCAGGAGATGACACCACTCCATGA
- the aroC gene encoding chorismate synthase yields the protein MLRWLTSGESHGKSLVGILEGLPAGVQLTSQMVQDTLARRRLGYGRGARMKFEQDQVTLLAGVRHGLTQGGPLTIEVGNTEWPKWEKVMNPDPVDTAELEGLARNAPLTRPRPGHADYTGMQKYGFSEARPVLERASARETATRVALGTAAQAFLAELGIRTVSHTTAIGPVEVPEEAPVPHADDVEQLDADPLRCFDPATSERMVAEVDDAHKAGETLGGVVEVVVDGLPPGLGSYVHWDRRLDARLAGALMGIQAIKGVEVGDGFRTTRRRGTQAHDEIERAEDGTLRRDGNKAGGVEGGMSVGGTLRVRAGMKPIATVPRALRTVDTASGEATTAHHQRSDVCAVPAAGVVAEAMVALVIAQSVLEKFGGDSVAEVRRNMESYLAHLPVVGEDPQASGSDGDPLQAPAGF from the coding sequence ATGTTGCGTTGGCTGACCTCCGGAGAATCACACGGAAAATCACTCGTCGGAATCCTTGAGGGGCTTCCTGCCGGAGTGCAACTGACCAGTCAGATGGTCCAGGACACCCTGGCCCGGCGTCGGCTGGGCTATGGCCGCGGCGCACGGATGAAGTTCGAACAGGATCAGGTCACCCTGCTGGCCGGGGTCCGTCACGGACTGACCCAGGGCGGCCCGCTGACCATCGAGGTCGGCAACACCGAATGGCCCAAATGGGAGAAGGTCATGAACCCGGACCCGGTGGACACCGCCGAGCTCGAGGGGCTGGCCCGCAACGCTCCGCTGACCCGACCGCGCCCGGGCCACGCCGACTACACCGGTATGCAGAAGTACGGCTTCTCGGAGGCACGCCCTGTCCTCGAGCGGGCCTCCGCCCGTGAGACCGCCACCCGAGTGGCGCTGGGCACCGCGGCACAGGCCTTCCTCGCTGAGCTGGGGATCCGCACGGTCTCCCACACGACCGCCATCGGGCCTGTAGAGGTGCCGGAGGAGGCGCCGGTTCCCCATGCCGACGACGTGGAGCAGCTCGACGCCGATCCGCTGCGCTGCTTCGACCCGGCCACCTCAGAGCGGATGGTCGCCGAGGTCGATGACGCCCATAAGGCCGGCGAGACCCTCGGCGGGGTGGTGGAGGTCGTCGTCGACGGCCTCCCGCCCGGACTGGGCAGCTATGTCCACTGGGACCGACGCCTCGACGCGCGGCTGGCCGGGGCCCTGATGGGCATCCAGGCGATCAAGGGTGTGGAGGTCGGAGACGGCTTCCGGACCACTCGGCGTCGCGGCACCCAGGCCCATGACGAGATCGAGCGGGCCGAGGACGGAACGCTGCGCCGCGACGGCAACAAGGCCGGGGGCGTCGAAGGCGGTATGAGCGTCGGCGGCACGCTGCGCGTGCGCGCCGGGATGAAGCCGATCGCCACGGTGCCTCGTGCCCTGCGCACAGTGGACACCGCCAGCGGGGAGGCCACCACGGCCCATCACCAGCGCTCCGACGTCTGCGCAGTCCCTGCCGCCGGCGTGGTGGCCGAGGCCATGGTCGCCCTGGTGATCGCCCAGTCCGTGCTGGAGAAGTTCGGCGGGGACTCTGTGGCCGAGGTGCGCCGCAACATGGAGAGCTACCTCGCCCACCTGCCCGTGGTGGGGGAGGATCCCCAGGCCTCAGGCAGCGACGGCGACCCCCTTCAGGCGCCCGCAGGGTTCTGA
- a CDS encoding shikimate dehydrogenase: MSAPTTPVPMTPARTGRAAVLGHPIGHSKSPLLHAAAYEHLGLAIDYTRIDLQENGAREFLSARAQESGWLGWSVTMPLKAAMVPHMAETSSRVETLGVLNTVICRADGTLRGENTDVDGIVEALREAGLAPSSSGRPVGILGAGATASAAVAAAAELGFSDVAVYARSPERAAPLNTVVESFGLNMSLRPSAEFPAESSGLSAAISTLPPRAADPMADQFVADGALTGIPLLDVAYDPWPSQLALGWERAGGTVVSGLVMLLHQAVRQVELFTDATTAPAAAQAEADRAAMVHQMRSALGL; the protein is encoded by the coding sequence GTGAGCGCACCGACCACCCCAGTACCGATGACCCCAGCACGGACAGGGCGGGCGGCGGTGCTCGGTCATCCGATCGGGCACTCGAAGTCCCCGCTGCTGCACGCGGCAGCCTATGAACACCTCGGCCTGGCCATCGACTACACGCGCATCGATCTTCAGGAGAACGGTGCCCGGGAGTTCCTCTCCGCCCGCGCCCAGGAATCGGGGTGGCTCGGCTGGTCGGTGACCATGCCGCTGAAGGCGGCGATGGTCCCGCATATGGCTGAGACCTCCTCCCGGGTGGAGACCCTCGGGGTGCTCAACACGGTGATCTGCCGGGCCGACGGCACGCTGCGCGGGGAGAACACGGATGTGGACGGCATCGTGGAGGCGCTGCGCGAGGCCGGACTGGCGCCCAGCTCCTCGGGCAGGCCGGTGGGGATCCTCGGCGCCGGCGCGACAGCCTCGGCCGCCGTGGCCGCGGCGGCCGAACTGGGATTCTCCGACGTGGCCGTCTACGCCCGATCGCCCGAACGCGCGGCACCTCTGAACACGGTGGTGGAGTCCTTCGGCCTGAACATGAGTCTGCGCCCCAGCGCGGAGTTCCCGGCCGAGTCCTCGGGACTCAGCGCCGCCATCTCGACTCTGCCGCCGCGCGCCGCGGATCCGATGGCCGATCAGTTCGTCGCCGACGGCGCGCTGACCGGCATCCCTCTGTTGGATGTCGCCTATGATCCTTGGCCCTCGCAGCTCGCCCTGGGCTGGGAGCGGGCCGGAGGCACCGTGGTCAGCGGTCTGGTGATGCTGCTGCACCAGGCCGTGCGGCAGGTGGAGCTGTTCACCGACGCCACCACAGCTCCGGCGGCCGCTCAGGCCGAAGCGGATCGCGCCGCGATGGTTCATCAGATGAGAAGCGCCCTCGGGCTGTGA
- a CDS encoding endolytic transglycosylase MltG has product MSDEKPHEAGSRGRRREIREARERAAAAEREREEALRRRRMSFDQDLREEEAEKSAPRGPVTRSAPAEQTSGEVFDQTVYDQENAGSKPAQPVRPAATPAEPFESVVSPHRAASPVEAQDEEAAAEAHEDRPRDFLDDHLDGEDHVEDHIEHDEDGTPLLISSSSYGRGYQTVTPVDSDVSRTVLQRRRQRRRRRNLTLAAALAGFTVLVIGFVWAVGAFLGGRGPEDYDQVAGDTVEFTVSEGDVPDAVFNRLVDEEIVASEEALTEAWQQWQASGGDDLLRTGDFALNEEMPAEDAIAAIFDGEEASHYFSINSGVRIDDALDTIAENTGIDRRELSEISDNPQQLGLPEEAETLEGYLAVGEYSPPVDATAEDVLREPVERTFEQLEELGIEEDEQFEAITKASLVTAESHYDADGGDYSTIAGAIENRLDEVGDEDSETEGYLQIDAAVIYGLGTQQIHFTDEEREDSENEYNTYQHPGLPPGPIEAPHPDALAAVADPDENDYLYWVTVDLETGETMFAETYSEHEENVERLSEYCAENSEICSGEPAEQTEAVEPGE; this is encoded by the coding sequence GTGAGCGATGAAAAGCCGCATGAGGCGGGTTCCCGTGGTCGCCGTCGCGAGATCCGCGAGGCGCGGGAACGCGCAGCTGCAGCAGAACGCGAGCGGGAAGAGGCCCTGCGCCGGCGTCGGATGAGCTTCGACCAGGATCTCCGCGAGGAGGAGGCAGAGAAGTCCGCCCCCCGCGGTCCTGTCACGCGTTCGGCCCCGGCGGAGCAGACCTCCGGCGAGGTCTTCGATCAGACGGTCTACGATCAGGAGAACGCGGGCTCGAAGCCTGCGCAGCCGGTGCGGCCCGCTGCGACCCCCGCGGAGCCCTTCGAGTCTGTGGTCTCGCCGCACCGGGCCGCCTCGCCTGTCGAGGCGCAGGACGAGGAAGCGGCCGCCGAGGCCCATGAGGACCGTCCGCGCGACTTCCTGGACGACCACCTGGACGGCGAAGACCACGTCGAGGACCACATCGAACACGATGAGGACGGCACGCCGCTGCTCATCTCCTCCTCCAGCTACGGCCGCGGCTACCAGACCGTCACCCCGGTGGACAGCGACGTGAGTCGAACCGTGCTGCAGCGTCGGCGCCAGCGTCGCCGTCGTCGCAACCTCACTCTGGCCGCTGCACTGGCGGGCTTCACAGTGCTCGTGATCGGCTTCGTCTGGGCCGTGGGAGCATTCCTCGGCGGTCGCGGACCGGAAGACTATGACCAGGTCGCCGGCGACACAGTGGAGTTCACCGTCTCAGAGGGTGATGTGCCGGATGCGGTCTTCAACCGCCTGGTGGACGAAGAGATCGTCGCCAGCGAAGAGGCGCTCACCGAGGCTTGGCAGCAGTGGCAGGCCTCCGGCGGGGACGACCTGCTGCGCACCGGGGACTTCGCACTCAATGAGGAGATGCCGGCGGAGGACGCCATCGCCGCGATCTTCGACGGCGAAGAGGCCTCCCACTACTTCAGCATCAACTCCGGTGTGCGCATCGACGACGCCTTGGACACCATCGCGGAGAATACCGGCATCGACCGCCGTGAGCTCAGCGAGATCAGTGACAACCCTCAGCAGCTCGGGCTGCCTGAGGAGGCAGAGACACTGGAAGGCTACTTGGCCGTGGGTGAGTACAGTCCGCCGGTGGACGCCACGGCCGAGGATGTCCTCCGCGAGCCCGTGGAGCGCACTTTCGAGCAGCTCGAAGAGCTCGGGATCGAGGAGGACGAGCAGTTCGAAGCCATCACCAAGGCGTCGCTGGTCACTGCCGAGTCCCACTACGACGCCGACGGCGGAGACTACTCCACGATCGCAGGCGCCATCGAGAATCGCCTGGACGAAGTGGGGGACGAGGACAGCGAGACTGAGGGCTATCTGCAGATCGACGCCGCGGTGATCTACGGTCTGGGCACTCAGCAGATCCACTTCACCGACGAGGAGCGGGAAGACTCTGAGAACGAGTACAACACCTACCAGCACCCAGGGCTGCCCCCCGGGCCCATCGAGGCTCCGCACCCGGACGCGCTGGCTGCCGTGGCGGACCCGGATGAGAACGACTACCTCTACTGGGTGACCGTGGACCTGGAGACTGGGGAGACGATGTTCGCCGAGACCTACAGCGAGCACGAGGAGAACGTGGAGCGCCTCAGCGAGTACTGCGCGGAGAACTCCGAGATCTGCTCCGGTGAGCCGGCCGAGCAGACTGAAGCAGTCGAACCCGGAGAGTGA
- a CDS encoding DUF349 domain-containing protein — MSPAVKPGHHETSLEEARQLARVDQEGHVYSLASGRGEETYVGQYPGVTEDEALQYFTRKFDDLYSRVLLLKARAAAGADSAKSLRESSAALRAELDEGVWAGDVPGLTAVLDETDRQIAEQAEQQKRASEEAVAEHLALREQIVAEAEQIADADSSTQHWKNAQARMNELFDAWKAEQKKPPRLSKAQEDPYWKRFRAARTTFDKNRRAFFSQRDRDHAEIKKVKEDLIARAEELQNSTDYGPTTKAYHRLMDEWKAAGRGARKTDDAQWARFRAAQDVFFAARDAANAEIDAEYEQNLKVKEAILQELEQLMPFDEPERVRDQYHELLGRWDEAGKVPRGDIRRMETTIKRIQDAFREAEDRHWQRTDPETEARANSMLTQLDETIAELQAELDAARQASDDTRIKAAEEALEARRSWRAMLVQNAD, encoded by the coding sequence ATGAGTCCCGCAGTCAAGCCAGGCCATCATGAGACTTCGCTGGAGGAAGCCCGCCAGCTCGCCCGCGTCGACCAGGAGGGGCACGTCTACTCGCTCGCCTCCGGCCGCGGGGAGGAGACGTATGTCGGGCAGTACCCCGGCGTCACAGAGGACGAGGCGCTGCAGTACTTCACGCGGAAGTTCGACGACCTCTATAGCCGAGTGCTGCTGCTCAAGGCGCGCGCCGCCGCCGGGGCCGACTCGGCGAAGTCCCTGCGAGAGAGCTCCGCCGCGCTGCGTGCCGAGCTGGATGAAGGTGTGTGGGCCGGCGACGTCCCCGGGCTCACCGCCGTGCTCGATGAGACCGATCGCCAGATCGCTGAGCAGGCCGAGCAGCAGAAGAGGGCCTCGGAGGAGGCTGTGGCAGAGCACCTGGCGCTGCGGGAACAGATCGTGGCTGAGGCGGAGCAGATCGCCGACGCCGATTCCTCGACTCAGCACTGGAAGAACGCCCAGGCGCGGATGAATGAGCTCTTTGACGCATGGAAGGCGGAGCAGAAGAAGCCGCCGCGGCTCTCCAAGGCCCAGGAAGATCCCTATTGGAAGCGCTTCCGTGCAGCGCGGACCACCTTCGACAAGAATCGCCGTGCCTTCTTCAGCCAGCGTGACCGCGACCATGCCGAGATCAAGAAGGTCAAAGAGGACCTGATCGCCCGTGCTGAGGAGCTGCAGAACAGCACCGACTACGGTCCTACCACGAAGGCGTACCACCGGCTGATGGACGAGTGGAAGGCCGCCGGGCGCGGTGCCCGGAAGACTGATGACGCACAGTGGGCGCGCTTCCGCGCCGCGCAAGATGTGTTCTTCGCCGCACGCGATGCGGCCAATGCTGAGATCGACGCCGAGTACGAGCAGAACCTGAAGGTCAAGGAGGCCATCCTCCAGGAGCTGGAACAGCTCATGCCCTTCGACGAGCCCGAGCGGGTCCGTGACCAATATCATGAGCTGCTCGGCCGGTGGGATGAGGCCGGCAAGGTCCCCCGCGGCGACATCCGTCGGATGGAGACCACCATCAAGCGGATCCAGGATGCCTTCCGTGAGGCGGAGGACCGGCACTGGCAGCGCACCGACCCGGAGACCGAGGCGCGGGCGAATTCGATGCTGACCCAGCTCGATGAGACCATTGCTGAGCTTCAGGCAGAGCTCGACGCCGCGCGACAGGCCAGCGACGACACGCGCATCAAGGCGGCCGAGGAGGCCCTCGAGGCCCGCCGCAGCTGGCGCGCGATGCTGGTTCAGAACGCCGACTGA
- the hisS gene encoding histidine--tRNA ligase, whose protein sequence is MARSTSLSGFAEWLPAERLVELHMLDTLREVFERHGFSSLESRAVETLETLLQKGEVDKEIYAVSRLQEELAEGTASKKDSRLALRFDNTVPFARYVVENAGHLNFPFRRYQIQKVWRGERPQDGRYREFTQADIDVIGDGELPFRADVEIAVVIAQALEAMPIGDFRLRINNRKLAQGFYTALGLDDTTAVLRSIDKLEKIGPERVAEDLRTTAGATDDQAQKALALAQIRTEDTSFVDQVRALAEGLTGDTSLLEEGLAELEELIAEVGKRVPGRAVADLSIARGLDYYTGTVYETVLVGHENLGSICSGGRYESLASKGRRTFPGVGISIGVTRLVARVLSSEMATATRSVPAAVYVALRTEEEWGAAQDVADTLRSRGINAEVALKAEKFGKQIRHADRRGIPFVWFTDEEGNHEVKDIRSGEQTSADPATWSPADDDRLPRIVESV, encoded by the coding sequence ATGGCACGTTCAACCTCACTCTCCGGCTTCGCCGAATGGCTCCCGGCCGAACGGCTCGTGGAGCTGCATATGCTGGACACCCTGCGTGAGGTCTTCGAACGCCATGGCTTCTCCTCCTTGGAGTCCCGTGCCGTGGAGACTCTGGAGACGCTGCTGCAGAAGGGCGAGGTGGACAAGGAGATCTACGCCGTCTCCCGCCTCCAGGAGGAGCTGGCAGAGGGCACGGCCTCCAAGAAGGACAGCCGTCTTGCTCTGCGGTTCGACAACACTGTGCCCTTCGCCCGCTATGTCGTGGAGAATGCCGGGCACCTGAACTTCCCCTTCCGCCGGTACCAGATCCAGAAGGTGTGGCGCGGGGAACGTCCCCAGGACGGCCGCTACCGCGAGTTCACCCAGGCTGACATCGACGTCATCGGCGACGGCGAACTCCCCTTCCGCGCCGATGTTGAGATCGCTGTGGTGATCGCCCAGGCGCTGGAGGCCATGCCCATCGGCGATTTCCGCCTGCGGATCAACAACCGCAAGCTGGCCCAGGGCTTCTACACCGCCCTCGGCCTGGACGACACCACCGCTGTGCTGCGCAGCATCGACAAGCTCGAGAAGATCGGTCCTGAGCGGGTGGCCGAGGACCTCAGGACCACCGCGGGAGCCACCGACGACCAGGCACAGAAGGCTCTGGCCCTGGCCCAGATCCGCACAGAGGACACCTCCTTCGTCGACCAGGTCCGCGCACTGGCCGAGGGCCTCACCGGCGACACATCTCTGCTCGAGGAGGGCCTCGCCGAGCTGGAGGAGCTCATCGCGGAGGTCGGCAAGCGGGTCCCCGGACGAGCTGTGGCCGACCTCTCCATCGCCCGCGGCCTGGACTACTACACCGGAACCGTCTACGAGACGGTGCTGGTGGGCCACGAGAACCTCGGCTCCATCTGCTCAGGCGGGCGCTACGAATCTCTGGCTTCGAAGGGCCGACGCACCTTCCCCGGCGTCGGGATCTCCATCGGGGTCACCCGGCTGGTGGCCCGCGTACTCTCCTCCGAGATGGCGACGGCGACCCGTTCGGTGCCTGCCGCGGTCTACGTGGCCCTGCGCACCGAGGAGGAATGGGGGGCCGCCCAGGATGTGGCAGACACGCTGCGTTCCCGCGGGATCAACGCTGAGGTGGCGTTGAAGGCCGAGAAGTTCGGCAAGCAGATCCGCCACGCCGACCGCCGCGGCATCCCCTTCGTCTGGTTCACCGATGAGGAGGGGAACCATGAGGTCAAGGACATCCGCTCCGGGGAACAGACGTCGGCAGACCCCGCGACCTGGAGCCCCGCAGACGATGACAGGCTTCCGCGGATTGTAGAATCCGTCTGA